A DNA window from Candidatus Sulfotelmatobacter sp. contains the following coding sequences:
- a CDS encoding GerMN domain-containing protein translates to MHRAEVPPPPPGVDSVSTGVHSVELWFASADGDSLVREARDVVEPEALHQRVAEIVAQLERGPQRSGIRTLPPGTAVLHVYLDDRGLLTLDLSRAFQQGFRGGAGAEYLTLGSLVRTLAANLPGVKRVMLVADGNPLSSLGGHLPLDRPLEVSDWP, encoded by the coding sequence ATGCATCGCGCCGAGGTTCCCCCGCCGCCGCCGGGCGTGGATTCGGTCAGCACCGGCGTCCATTCGGTGGAGCTGTGGTTCGCTTCGGCGGACGGTGACAGCCTGGTGCGCGAGGCGCGCGACGTGGTGGAGCCCGAGGCGCTCCATCAGCGCGTCGCGGAGATCGTCGCTCAGCTGGAGCGCGGACCGCAGCGCTCGGGCATCCGAACCCTGCCGCCCGGCACCGCGGTGCTTCATGTCTATCTCGATGACCGAGGGCTTCTCACCCTGGACCTGTCGCGGGCGTTCCAGCAGGGCTTTCGTGGTGGCGCGGGCGCCGAATACCTGACGCTCGGTTCGCTGGTGCGCACCCTCGCCGCCAATCTGCCCGGGGTGAAGCGCGTCATGCTGGTCGCCGACGGCAATCCGCTGTCGAGCCTCGGCGGACATCTGCCGCTGGACCGGCCGCTCGAAGTCTCGGACTGGCC